TATTCTTCGTCCCTTGTCCACCACCCCCACTGATCCCAGATGACAACAGCCAGGTAGGCCAGCAACATGAGCAGCGCAAACTGTGTGATGCGAGGGAGGCGGGACCAAAGCGCAGGGTTGTGTACTGGAATTTTCAAGACAAGGCAGCAGCACCAGAGTACCGAAGTCGATCAGGGATCGCGCAAACTGTAAACCGAAAAACCGTTGATTTTTCCCTGCATTTGCGGAAGATGCAACCCACCGGCAGTTGAAGCCAAAGCCCAACCCAATTTATGGATTTTCTACACTCATACTGGCGCATGGAATACGTGGAGGCTCCCAAAGAGTCCAAGGAAAGTTCCAATCCCTTCCTGCGCCTTCCCGAGGAACCGGACGACCGCAAGTCGCTCATCCTGATCAGGGGCGCGCATCACTACGTGGTGATGAACCGCTACCCCTATAACGCCGGTCACCTCATGGTCGTGCCCTACCGTGAGGTTGCAGATATCGACCAACTTGAACCGGACGAACTCACCGAGTTCATGCAACTCGTGATTCGCGCCAAACAGGTCTTGAGTCAGGCCCTTCACCCCAACGGGTTCAACATTGGCATCAATCTCGGAGCCGATGCGGGCGCAGGCATCCCCTGGCACCTGCACTGCCACATCGTGCCCCGCTGGAAGGGCGACACCAATTTCATGCCCGTCATCGGAAAGACACGAGTCTTGCCCACCGCACTCGACGCGCTCTGGGAACGGCTCAGGGAATTTGCGCATTGACGCACCCTTCAAAATTCACCATCGCAGGGTTTCGCATTTCCCAATCTGTGTCGCCCTTGAATCATGGCTACTGAAAAACTGCAGTTCACCAACCAACGCCACGTTGACCAGCTCTACGGCTCCAACGAAAAAAACCTGCGAGCGGTCGAATCCACCCTGCAGATCGAAATTGTGGCACGCGAAGACTGGATCCAGTTCAGCGGTGCATCCGAAGCCGTGCGCACGGGCGTGCAGTTTTTTGAGATTCTCGACGCAGCCCGATCACAGGGCATCCAAATCAAACAAAGCGATTTTCACAACCTGCTCGAATCAACCCTGCACGGCGATCCTGAAGAGCTGAAGGCACTCTTCGAAAACCCGCTGGTGATCAAGGTCAAGCGCAAGTCCATCGTTCCCAAAACGATCAACCAGAAGCATTACCTCAGTTCCATCCTTCGCAATGAGATCGTCTTTGGCATCGGTCCTGCCGGTACCGGTAAAACTTATCTGGCAATGGCCGTCGCGCTGCACCTGCTGATGGAGGGACGTGTCGAAAAACTCATCCTCACCCGCCCGGCCGTCGAAGCAGGCGAAGCCCTTGGATTTCTCCCCGGGGACTTGCAGGAGAAAATACTGCCCTACCTGCGTCCGCTCTACGATGCGATGTATGACATGCTCGGCAAGGAGGAAACCCTCAAGATCATGGAACGCGGTGTGATCGAAATCGCCCCTCTCGCTTACATGCGCGGTCGGACCCTCAGCAATGCCTTTATCGTGCTCGATGAAGCACAGAATACCACGCCCGAGCAGATGATGATGTTTCTCACCCGCCTCGGTGACAATTCCCGCATGGTGATCACGGGAGATATCACTCAGGTCGACCTGCCCAAGGCCAAAAAATCGGGCTTGAAACAAGCAATGGATGTGCTTCATGATGTGAAAGGTATCCAACTGTTCTTTCTGGATGACTCCGACGTCGTTCGCCATCCGCTGGTCCAGAAGATCATCGAAGCATACAACCGACATTCCAACTGACAGCACCATTCCGTTGACGCATGCTGCGCCCGCTTTCAGATTGCTAACCCGCCAACCCATGCATCCAGATTCCGGGTCTACCGACAACCAAGTATGATGCTCTATTCGCCACTCGTTTCCACGACCACACCGGTCGCTTGAAGCTCGTCTGTCTTCCCTTCGAAGCACCTGGCTCGAGCGAGTGAGCGAACCTGCCCATGACCACCTTGTTCCGCAGAATTTTTCGAATCCGCGAAAAAGGCTCCACCCGATCCCGTCACCTTCGGGAAAAACGGGTTGCCGCCAAATCAACCTTCCTGCTCAAAAGTCGGCGGCTGACCCTCCTGATCCTGCTCAGCAGCACCCTTCTGATTTCCTTCGTCAGCTTCTGGGGACAGGCCCCTTCGGGACCTCGCATTTCTGTTGATCAACTGGCACGCGTTCAGGTCAACGCAGAAACTTCGTTCAGCTATGTCTCCCGCATTCGCACCGAACTCAAGCGCGACCTTCAACGCAAGCAGGTCGCTCCGGTCTACGCGGTGAGCTATGAACGCTTTTCGGAATTCGAGGTTTTCATCAATGAACTGAACGACCTGTTGCTTGAGTTCTCGCGGACCCACCGGGAACTCTCACCAAACGAGCAGGAACGCAAGCTCGAGGAGACCTTGCATACGACAATCACCAATTCCACCTTTTCCGTGGATGTCAGCAGTGTGCTGACGCTCTACCGGGAAACCGATTTTCGGGAACGCTACCGACTGCTTCAACAGGGCCTCACCGAACTCTGGCATATCTACCGGGAGGGCATCTTCTCCCCGGGATCCCAAGCGGCCAACCGTTCGGGACGTTACTCCCTGATCAAAATCACCGACGAAGAGGGACGTACCCGCGAGGTTCAGTTCAAATCCCCCACCGAAGCCCTGCTGGATCTGCGTGTGCGCCTGAGTCGTCTCGAAAACCTGGAGGTGATTTACCAGTCCCTGTTTGAGATCATGAAGGAAGGCATTGTCGTCAACCTGTTCTACGACGAAGCCGCACATGCCCGCGAAATCAATGCAGCGGTCAATCAGGTGCAACCTGTTGAGGTTTCCATCCGACGCGGCGACACCATCATTGAACTGGGTTCGATCGTCACGCCGCTCGACATGGAAAAGCTCAATGCCTACGAAGAACGCCGCAGGCAGGAGGCCAAAACCACACCGCTGATGGGTGACTTCATGCAGGAGCGCATCTTCTACGTGATCATCCTGCTCGGCGTCACGGTGATCTTTGTTTTCACCGCCTTCCCTCCCACCGATCAGACCAACAGTCACTACCTGCTCTGTGCCCTGATGATCACCATCAATGTGATTGCCATTCGCATGGTGCTCGAACTTGGCGAAACCAGTCTGTTTGCGGATACCAAAACCCTCGGTT
This DNA window, taken from Puniceicoccaceae bacterium, encodes the following:
- a CDS encoding HIT domain-containing protein; the encoded protein is MDFLHSYWRMEYVEAPKESKESSNPFLRLPEEPDDRKSLILIRGAHHYVVMNRYPYNAGHLMVVPYREVADIDQLEPDELTEFMQLVIRAKQVLSQALHPNGFNIGINLGADAGAGIPWHLHCHIVPRWKGDTNFMPVIGKTRVLPTALDALWERLREFAH
- a CDS encoding PhoH family protein, producing the protein MATEKLQFTNQRHVDQLYGSNEKNLRAVESTLQIEIVAREDWIQFSGASEAVRTGVQFFEILDAARSQGIQIKQSDFHNLLESTLHGDPEELKALFENPLVIKVKRKSIVPKTINQKHYLSSILRNEIVFGIGPAGTGKTYLAMAVALHLLMEGRVEKLILTRPAVEAGEALGFLPGDLQEKILPYLRPLYDAMYDMLGKEETLKIMERGVIEIAPLAYMRGRTLSNAFIVLDEAQNTTPEQMMMFLTRLGDNSRMVITGDITQVDLPKAKKSGLKQAMDVLHDVKGIQLFFLDDSDVVRHPLVQKIIEAYNRHSN